From the genome of Abditibacteriaceae bacterium, one region includes:
- the rplM gene encoding 50S ribosomal protein L13, whose translation MATIKARTYHAKPGDIDRTWHLVDAEGQTVGRLASRVAYILRGKHKPQFTPSIDTGDFVVVINAEKAIFTGNKLEQKMYYRVTTRPGSLKKADAKSLMEKDPTRILQEAIEGMLPHNTLGRQQARKLHVYAGSDHKHVAQQPQNLDINSVIAGDSVAK comes from the coding sequence ATGGCAACGATTAAAGCGAGAACATATCACGCCAAGCCCGGCGATATCGACCGCACCTGGCATCTGGTAGATGCCGAAGGTCAGACGGTTGGTCGTTTGGCTTCGCGCGTCGCGTATATTTTGCGCGGCAAGCACAAACCGCAGTTCACCCCGTCGATTGACACCGGCGACTTTGTCGTCGTAATCAACGCGGAGAAAGCGATTTTTACCGGCAACAAGCTCGAACAGAAGATGTATTACCGTGTGACAACGCGTCCCGGCTCTTTGAAGAAAGCCGACGCCAAGTCGCTGATGGAAAAAGACCCGACGCGTATTTTGCAGGAAGCCATTGAAGGCATGCTGCCGCACAACACGTTGGGCCGTCAGCAGGCGCGTAAGCTTCACGTTTACGCCGGCAGCGACCACAAACATGTGGCTCAGCAGCCGCAGAACCTCGACATCAACAGCGTTATCGCGGGCGATTCGGTCGCTAAATAG
- the rpsI gene encoding 30S ribosomal protein S9, translated as MADTFYGTGKRKDAVARVWITPGSGTFTVNGKSLEEYFGRVTHQQLAREAFTKTAAGGNYDVKATAHGGGITGQAGALRHGIAKALVEMNAELKPELRSIGAMTRDPRVKERKKYGRKRARRGFQFSKR; from the coding sequence ATGGCAGATACTTTTTACGGCACCGGCAAGCGCAAAGACGCGGTTGCTCGCGTGTGGATTACGCCAGGCAGCGGCACCTTTACGGTGAACGGCAAGAGCCTGGAAGAATACTTTGGCCGCGTAACGCATCAGCAGCTCGCGCGTGAAGCATTCACCAAAACCGCCGCCGGCGGCAACTACGACGTGAAGGCAACGGCTCACGGCGGCGGCATCACCGGACAGGCTGGCGCGTTGCGTCACGGCATCGCGAAAGCGCTCGTCGAAATGAACGCCGAACTGAAGCCTGAACTGCGCTCTATCGGCGCCATGACGCGCGACCCACGCGTCAAAGAACGCAAGAAATATGGTCGCAAGCGCGCTCGTCGCGGCTTCCAGTTCTCGAAGCGTTAA
- the truA gene encoding tRNA pseudouridine(38-40) synthase TruA codes for MRSIAFLVAYDGTDWCGSQRQTNGRSVQGELEAAVEKVTRVFSPITLAGRTDAGVHATGQCGRFETASRIPAERFPLALNTNLERSIRVTKAWECERSFHPRFSATSRAYRYTLLDSEIANPLLSRIAGHVREPLDVERMREASAVFVGEHDFAAWQSAGSPNGTTVRRLTKLDVARSSGFGSSTVEIEIEANAFLYQMVRNIVGALIEVGRGKLETEDLQNLMVMRDRTKCPPPAPPQGLRLETISYGND; via the coding sequence ATGCGCTCGATTGCGTTTTTAGTCGCTTACGACGGCACCGACTGGTGCGGTTCGCAGCGACAGACGAACGGACGCAGCGTGCAGGGCGAACTCGAAGCGGCGGTCGAAAAAGTAACACGCGTTTTTTCGCCGATTACTTTGGCAGGCCGCACCGATGCGGGTGTTCATGCGACGGGGCAATGCGGGCGGTTTGAAACTGCCAGTCGCATTCCCGCCGAGCGGTTTCCGCTTGCGCTGAACACAAACCTCGAGCGCTCGATTCGCGTGACGAAAGCCTGGGAATGTGAGAGGAGTTTTCATCCTCGATTTTCGGCCACCTCGCGCGCTTACCGTTACACGTTGCTCGATAGCGAGATTGCAAATCCGTTGTTGAGCCGCATTGCAGGACACGTCCGCGAACCGCTGGATGTGGAACGAATGCGAGAAGCGAGTGCGGTGTTCGTCGGAGAGCACGATTTTGCGGCATGGCAGTCGGCGGGAAGTCCTAATGGAACGACCGTTCGGCGATTGACAAAACTGGACGTAGCGCGAAGCTCTGGATTTGGATCGAGTACGGTCGAAATCGAGATCGAAGCGAATGCGTTTTTATATCAGATGGTGCGTAACATAGTGGGCGCACTGATCGAAGTCGGGCGAGGCAAGCTCGAAACAGAAGATTTGCAAAACTTGATGGTGATGCGCGACCGGACGAAGTGTCCGCCACCCGCGCCGCCGCAAGGCTTGCGACTGGAGACGATTTCTTATGGCAACGATTAA
- the rplQ gene encoding 50S ribosomal protein L17 translates to MRHKMAQRKLNLPTDQRMALLKNQVQALFTHEKLVTTEARAKEVRRLAEKLITRAKVDSVANRRYVERYIQKSPVPNESKEKFKVRKRNNPMAIRKSQQVKAWRDAEHPEREILNKLFTDIAPRYADRAKDAPGGNGGYTRITKMPARRGDAAPLAILTFVE, encoded by the coding sequence ATGCGCCATAAGATGGCCCAGCGTAAGCTGAACCTCCCGACAGACCAGCGTATGGCTCTGTTGAAGAACCAGGTACAAGCCTTGTTCACGCACGAGAAGCTCGTCACCACCGAAGCCCGCGCTAAAGAAGTGCGCCGCCTCGCCGAAAAGCTGATCACACGCGCCAAAGTCGATAGCGTCGCTAACCGCCGCTACGTCGAGCGCTACATCCAGAAGTCGCCCGTACCGAACGAGAGCAAAGAAAAGTTCAAAGTTCGCAAGCGCAACAACCCGATGGCGATTCGCAAAAGCCAGCAGGTCAAAGCCTGGCGCGACGCCGAGCATCCCGAACGCGAAATCCTGAACAAACTGTTCACCGACATCGCGCCGCGCTACGCGGATCGCGCGAAAGATGCTCCCGGCGGCAACGGCGGTTACACACGCATCACCAAGATGCCGGCTCGCCGTGGCGACGCTGCACCGCTCGCGATTTTGACCTTTGTCGAGTAG
- a CDS encoding DNA-directed RNA polymerase subunit alpha: MLNVSSIQPRIRVLQQTERYGKFAVEPLNKGYGHTLGASLRRVLLTSIEGVAITAVQIQGVQHEFSTMPGVVEDTMEVVLNLKEVAVKSLNGRLEGPVSARIDKQGEGRITGADIQLPPNLQIVSPEKALATLSREDARFDAVLTIESGVGYVPSGMQERAKTIGNLPIDAIYSPVTRVNYFVEPTRVGQQTELDRLVLEVSTNGALTPGAAVGQAARILTEYLQLFFEMGGDVEGSLFESEDSGDARARDIKIDDLDFSVRTYNCLKRQGIETLDELRNYSAEELMNIRNFGSKSYDEVIDKLKEYGYEIRGANAAAETELLDV; the protein is encoded by the coding sequence ATGCTTAATGTTTCCTCCATTCAACCGCGCATCCGCGTGCTGCAGCAAACCGAACGCTACGGCAAATTCGCGGTTGAACCGCTCAATAAAGGCTACGGCCACACGCTCGGTGCGAGCTTGCGCCGCGTGTTGCTGACTTCAATTGAAGGCGTAGCCATCACAGCCGTACAAATCCAGGGTGTGCAGCACGAATTTTCGACAATGCCCGGCGTTGTTGAAGACACCATGGAAGTCGTCTTGAACTTGAAAGAAGTTGCGGTCAAGTCGCTTAATGGCCGTCTCGAAGGGCCGGTTTCGGCTCGTATCGACAAGCAGGGCGAAGGCCGTATCACCGGCGCCGATATTCAGTTGCCGCCGAACTTGCAAATCGTGTCGCCGGAAAAGGCGCTTGCAACCCTGTCGCGTGAGGATGCACGTTTCGATGCCGTTTTGACCATCGAATCGGGCGTTGGCTATGTGCCGTCGGGAATGCAGGAACGCGCCAAGACGATTGGCAACTTGCCGATCGACGCGATTTATTCGCCTGTAACCCGCGTTAACTACTTTGTTGAACCGACCCGCGTCGGCCAGCAGACCGAACTCGACCGCCTGGTGTTGGAAGTTTCAACCAACGGCGCATTGACTCCGGGCGCTGCTGTCGGCCAGGCCGCGCGTATTCTTACCGAATACTTGCAGTTGTTCTTTGAAATGGGCGGCGACGTTGAAGGCAGCCTGTTCGAGAGCGAAGATTCGGGCGATGCGCGTGCTCGCGACATCAAGATCGATGACCTTGATTTCTCGGTTCGCACTTACAATTGCCTCAAGCGTCAGGGCATCGAAACTCTCGATGAACTGCGTAACTATTCGGCTGAAGAGCTGATGAATATCCGTAACTTCGGCTCCAAGTCGTATGACGAAGTTATCGATAAATTGAAGGAATACGGCTACGAAATTCGCGGTGCGAATGCCGCAGCCGAAACTGAACTGCTGGACGTTTAA